Proteins co-encoded in one Medicago truncatula cultivar Jemalong A17 chromosome 8, MtrunA17r5.0-ANR, whole genome shotgun sequence genomic window:
- the LOC11430414 gene encoding uncharacterized protein, translating into MSKNSSSDPSPLDKSPDEGVEGRIGDSSFNHQLSYDEAAGLGSSLNMDVGSIGDGFIDELLADDELSRMIESVEVPGLGSSGDMDVDQILYMDTPSTAMPSGSSSQFGVPPHEGDRQMVVFSGPQLSNMMVSTDVYANDITVVPRSGSSYSNVENDAVLCGCYYLNEDVNRIVNHPILGTHLYHRNKAAIVQKISKIRVSCNKKKTPTPWEEIRLEKGPPPTVPNPQFLHRHPDANLPVEQSPLRVRVPQLAPSQHPHCSQARVPQHEQTQHSIAQQHAPSDLQSMFDAMETRLGKKLDDTESRLGQKVDDVVGAMELRLGKRVNDVDDKVKAVKDHLKLP; encoded by the exons ATGTCAAAAAATTCTAGCAGCGATCCAAGTCCCTTGGATAAATCTCCTGATGAAGGTGTTGAAGGTCGTATTGGTGATAGTAGTTTCAATCACCAGTTGTCTTACGATGAAGCTGCAGGGTTGGGTTCTAGTCTAAATATGGATGTTGGTAGTATTGGTGATGGCTTCATTGACGAGTTGTTGGCTGACGATGAACTTTCAAGAATGATCGAGTCTGTAGAAGTTCCAGGTTTGGGTTCTAGTGGAGATATGGATGTTGATCAGATTTTATACATGGATACCCCTTCTACTGCt atGCCCTCTGGTTCATCTAGTCAATTTGGAGTGCCTCCACATGAAGGTGACAGGCAGATGGTGGTATTTTCTGGACCTCAGCTTTCGAACATGATGGTTTCTACTGATGTGTATGCTAATGATATTACTGTTGTTCCTCGTTCTGG TTCCAGTTATAGCAATGTCGAGAATGATGCTGTATTGTGCGGCTGTTACTATCTCAACGAAGATGTTAATCGAATTGTGAATCATCCTATTCTAGGAACTCACTTGTATCATCGCAATAAAGCTGCGATTGTgcaaaaaatctctaaaattaGAGTAAGTTGCAACAAAAAGAAGACCCCGACCCCATGGGAAGAAATTAGATTGGAGAAAGGTCCACCTCCTACTGTCCCTAATCCTCAATTCTTACATCGACATCCTGATGCTAATCTGCCAGTGGAACAATCTCCTCTGCGGGTAAGAGTGCCACAGCTTGCACCTTCACAACATCCTCATTGTAGCCAGGCCAGAGTGCCACAACATGAACAAACACAACACTCAATAGCTCAGCAGCATGCACCATCTGATCTTCAAAGTATGTTTGATGCTATGGAAACAAGGCTGGGAAAAAAACTAGATGATACAGAGTCCAGGCTTGGACAGAAAGTAGATGATGTTGTTGGAGCAATGGAGTTGCGATTGGGTAAGAGAGTTAACGACGTAGATGACAAGGTGAAAGCAGTCAAGGATCATCTGAAACTTCCCTGA